From a single Asticcacaulis sp. MM231 genomic region:
- a CDS encoding site-specific DNA-methyltransferase has product MIHNNDGFVANEVTHEFIEGDAFAKLDLIADQSCRLVITSPPYNIGKEYERDRRRTLDEYIQWLTPIVEKACDKVTDDGHLCWQVGNYVSNGEVFPLDYFFYEIITRKGFKLRNRIIWHFNFGLHAKKRFSGRYETLLWFSKSDSYFFQLEEVLVPQLYPGKRHAPSKGAKAGMPSGNPKGKNPTDYWTFDPDEVMKSNPIWDLPNVKANHPEKTVHPCQFPSELVERCVLALTEIGDTILDPFVGTGTSVIAAAIHGRRGIGIDQSLPYIKLAEQRLAAFQEGRLVTRPIGKEVRRPKVGERVATIPDEWAPAAE; this is encoded by the coding sequence GTGATTCACAACAATGATGGTTTTGTCGCCAATGAGGTGACTCACGAGTTTATAGAAGGAGACGCATTTGCGAAATTAGACTTGATTGCGGACCAGTCTTGTCGGCTAGTGATAACTTCCCCACCTTACAATATCGGCAAAGAATATGAGCGCGATAGGCGCCGAACTCTGGATGAATACATTCAATGGCTCACGCCCATTGTAGAAAAAGCATGCGACAAGGTTACAGATGACGGCCATTTGTGCTGGCAGGTTGGTAACTATGTCAGTAACGGTGAAGTGTTTCCGCTCGATTATTTCTTTTACGAAATTATCACGAGAAAAGGATTTAAGCTTCGGAATCGAATAATTTGGCATTTTAACTTTGGTCTGCACGCAAAAAAGCGATTTTCTGGCCGCTATGAGACGTTACTATGGTTCTCAAAGTCGGATAGCTACTTCTTCCAGCTGGAGGAGGTACTAGTCCCACAGCTATATCCGGGCAAGCGACACGCACCGTCAAAGGGCGCCAAAGCGGGAATGCCTAGCGGCAACCCCAAGGGGAAAAATCCGACTGACTACTGGACCTTTGATCCAGATGAGGTAATGAAGTCAAATCCTATTTGGGACTTGCCGAATGTGAAGGCAAATCATCCAGAAAAAACCGTTCACCCCTGCCAGTTCCCAAGCGAACTGGTAGAGCGCTGTGTTCTGGCACTCACTGAAATCGGCGATACGATACTCGATCCCTTTGTCGGAACAGGGACTAGCGTAATCGCCGCAGCAATTCACGGCAGGCGCGGCATTGGTATCGACCAAAGCCTGCCATACATAAAGCTAGCTGAGCAGCGGCTTGCCGCGTTTCAAGAAGGCCGATTGGTGACCAGGCCTATTGGAAAAGAAGTTCGAAGACCGAAGGTCGGCGAGCGCGTAGCAACCATTCCAGACGAATGGGCCCCGGCAGCTGAATAA
- a CDS encoding ATP-binding protein yields the protein MSSVENSKSSNEVISEIISSETLPQSGEFLVSLQDENGLFTEDEGILHDYKDEFPFSSSDGYFGGILRLICGFNNTFGGLIIFGVDDKSRRAGKNKVTVDSEKVNRKLRENLSQIVTISCRKYRTRSGDVDVVLIPKRKTGVPPVRLAKVISNYSPSKIYKRAGAEVLDAAGIDLEFLYGPRPNPFIEEKTEVLSIDAALPGSPATIDEFVGRFQVMERAMEWLTSSREPRLFLWGHGGSGKSTIAYEFAKIVAGNGKLLYTVGGKQYERVIYVSAKNSFLDPFTAKIEKYKATDFSSSVDLFKSLLYLSNWTDQSLDAFDEAYLLKELEDLLEIETQLIIIDDIDSLSSANEDNGMEQLFTIAARCRSETKVLYTQRNLPVYARRNSIEIPGLDQGDELPIFISLCSKQFGVPAPDEVEALQISKLSECRPLAVETIIGLRRITSSYSQAMQRWTSDASQAREYLFQREYDQLSKENRGRYLLAALCAFARPQGLGVLQQVLSFKDEQLQDAIAETRDMFLKVEYGTDGGDQYSLGAATSSFIQMISKKLDKFPAIEARVKHYLSKSSVTPPSLLVLLERANRQVDQGQAESAWTFLNNTSLPPAVTEHQAFKATLGRVAASLKNPRLGEARQAFEEAYGLGNRDHKMYLDWLGMEKAAGAGTTNGIEVCIRVVNGSGFTSRTTANFFRHLAYLQMKRAIEISDSSPEESERLKRESLKNNINGYNFAKKSSDRNLENYYEQIVDTFKKVAISSIKNGTSDQLLSTIEDVLQLADDPGDILPIISINMKRLADRVQPHSRLSVRRSITRIQGRLSQKGFCATSDAEEKSKFHSALKAMVSGLS from the coding sequence ATGAGTTCGGTCGAAAATTCGAAATCCTCGAACGAGGTTATATCGGAAATTATCAGCAGTGAAACGCTACCCCAGAGCGGTGAGTTCCTCGTGTCTCTTCAAGATGAAAATGGCTTATTCACTGAAGACGAAGGCATTTTACATGATTACAAGGACGAATTCCCTTTTAGCTCGTCCGATGGATACTTTGGCGGAATACTTCGGCTAATTTGCGGCTTCAACAATACATTTGGTGGCTTGATTATATTCGGAGTGGACGACAAATCACGTAGGGCCGGGAAGAACAAGGTCACTGTTGATTCTGAAAAGGTTAACAGGAAGCTGAGAGAAAATCTGAGTCAGATTGTCACCATTAGTTGCAGAAAGTACCGCACGCGGTCGGGCGATGTAGACGTAGTCCTAATACCAAAGCGAAAAACCGGTGTGCCTCCTGTACGGCTTGCAAAGGTAATTTCTAACTACTCACCTTCTAAAATCTACAAACGTGCGGGCGCCGAAGTATTGGACGCCGCCGGGATTGACCTTGAGTTCCTATATGGCCCAAGACCAAATCCGTTTATCGAAGAAAAAACTGAGGTATTGTCGATCGACGCCGCGCTTCCAGGTTCACCAGCCACAATCGATGAATTCGTCGGCCGATTTCAAGTCATGGAGCGTGCAATGGAGTGGCTTACGTCATCCCGAGAACCACGCCTGTTTCTCTGGGGGCACGGCGGCTCTGGTAAGAGTACTATCGCATACGAATTTGCCAAGATTGTCGCGGGCAACGGCAAGCTTTTATATACAGTTGGCGGTAAGCAATATGAGCGAGTTATATATGTATCAGCAAAAAACAGTTTTCTAGACCCGTTTACTGCAAAAATAGAAAAGTATAAAGCAACAGATTTTTCGTCTTCCGTTGATTTATTTAAATCTCTACTATATTTATCAAATTGGACGGATCAATCTTTAGATGCCTTCGATGAGGCATATTTACTTAAAGAGCTTGAAGATCTTTTAGAAATTGAGACGCAGTTAATCATAATTGATGACATTGACTCGCTATCCTCCGCTAACGAGGATAACGGGATGGAGCAGCTATTTACAATTGCCGCTCGGTGCCGATCAGAGACAAAGGTACTATACACCCAGCGTAATTTGCCAGTATACGCGCGTCGAAATTCGATAGAAATACCAGGACTTGACCAAGGGGACGAACTTCCAATTTTTATAAGTCTTTGCTCAAAGCAATTTGGCGTGCCCGCGCCAGACGAGGTGGAAGCGCTGCAAATATCAAAACTTTCAGAGTGCCGTCCACTTGCTGTTGAGACCATCATAGGTCTGAGACGCATCACCAGTTCGTATTCGCAAGCTATGCAGAGGTGGACAAGCGATGCGTCGCAAGCGAGAGAATACCTTTTCCAACGCGAATACGACCAACTTTCCAAAGAAAATCGCGGCAGATATTTGCTGGCCGCATTGTGCGCATTCGCCCGACCTCAAGGACTTGGTGTTCTTCAGCAAGTCCTGAGCTTTAAGGACGAGCAATTACAAGATGCGATCGCTGAAACCCGCGATATGTTTCTCAAGGTTGAATACGGCACCGACGGGGGCGACCAGTATTCGCTAGGCGCAGCTACAAGTTCGTTCATCCAGATGATTTCAAAGAAACTGGACAAATTTCCGGCGATTGAGGCGCGTGTCAAACACTACCTGTCGAAAAGTAGTGTGACGCCACCCTCTTTACTTGTATTGCTTGAACGCGCCAATAGGCAGGTCGATCAGGGACAAGCGGAATCCGCATGGACCTTTCTCAACAATACAAGCCTCCCTCCCGCCGTAACCGAGCACCAGGCTTTCAAAGCTACACTCGGTCGAGTAGCAGCCAGCCTTAAAAATCCTCGGCTCGGCGAAGCGCGTCAAGCATTCGAAGAGGCATATGGCCTGGGTAACCGCGACCACAAGATGTACCTCGATTGGCTGGGTATGGAAAAAGCGGCAGGTGCTGGAACCACGAACGGTATCGAAGTGTGCATACGTGTCGTCAATGGCAGTGGTTTTACGAGCCGTACCACCGCAAACTTCTTTCGCCATCTCGCATATTTGCAAATGAAGCGCGCAATTGAGATTTCGGACAGTTCGCCAGAAGAAAGCGAACGCTTAAAAAGAGAATCGCTCAAAAACAACATAAACGGTTATAATTTTGCCAAGAAATCAAGCGACCGAAATTTGGAAAATTACTACGAGCAGATTGTGGACACGTTCAAAAAGGTCGCGATATCCAGTATAAAGAATGGAACCTCAGACCAGCTACTCTCGACGATAGAGGATGTTTTGCAGCTCGCCGACGATCCCGGCGACATTTTACCAATTATCTCTATAAATATGAAGCGGTTGGCGGACAGAGTTCAGCCTCATTCCAGACTGTCAGTTCGCCGTTCAATCACGCGTATTCAAGGTCGACTTTCTCAAAAGGGATTTTGCGCCACTTCGGACGCGGAAGAGAAAAGCAAGTTCCATAGTGCGCTGAAAGCAATGGTGTCGGGTCTATCATGA
- a CDS encoding DNA adenine methylase, whose product MSELSPVIPIRPVAAYIGGKKNLSRRLVARINAIPHETYAEVFVGMGGVFLRRDHRPKCEIINDYSEDVSTFFRVLQHHYAAFMDMLKFQVSSRAGFEKLTAMAPASLTDMQRSARFLYLQKLAFGGKVAGRNFGVSLGRPARFDVSKLGPELGDLAERLAGVTIERLDWSEFIRRYDRESTLFYLDPPYYGCEGDYGKELFSRDQFAAMAEQLRTIKGRFILSLNDRPEVRAIFAGFDIEDVKVRYSVGGVANSQMAGEVIISN is encoded by the coding sequence ATGAGTGAGTTATCACCGGTTATCCCTATCCGGCCGGTAGCGGCCTACATTGGCGGCAAGAAGAACCTCTCGCGCCGGCTGGTGGCGCGCATCAACGCCATCCCGCATGAGACCTATGCAGAGGTCTTTGTCGGGATGGGCGGCGTGTTCCTGCGACGTGACCACAGGCCGAAGTGCGAGATCATCAACGACTATAGCGAGGATGTTTCGACCTTCTTCCGCGTGCTGCAGCATCACTATGCCGCCTTCATGGACATGCTGAAGTTTCAGGTGTCGTCGCGGGCAGGCTTTGAGAAGCTGACGGCCATGGCGCCGGCCAGTCTGACGGACATGCAGAGGTCAGCCCGATTCCTGTACCTTCAGAAGCTGGCCTTCGGTGGCAAGGTGGCGGGCCGGAACTTTGGTGTCAGTCTGGGGCGGCCGGCGCGGTTTGATGTGAGCAAGCTGGGGCCGGAGCTGGGCGACCTGGCCGAACGTCTGGCCGGGGTAACCATCGAGCGCCTGGACTGGTCTGAGTTCATCCGGCGGTACGATCGCGAGAGCACGCTGTTTTATCTCGATCCGCCCTACTATGGGTGCGAGGGCGACTACGGCAAGGAACTGTTCAGCCGTGACCAGTTTGCGGCCATGGCCGAGCAGCTCAGGACGATCAAGGGGCGGTTCATACTCAGCCTCAATGACCGGCCAGAGGTGCGGGCCATCTTCGCGGGCTTCGACATCGAGGACGTCAAGGTGCGGTACAGCGTGGGCGGCGTGGCCAACAGCCAGATGGCGGGCGAGGTGATCATCAGCAACTAG
- a CDS encoding phage portal protein translates to MTTKKSVKAVATQVMATEASASAPAEAEVFSFGDAESVLDRRELLQHIECWHNGRYYEPPVDPRMLARVANVGSHHRSALQVKHNLLCETFLPSQILTRAEFSKWAMDFLIMANGYLERVDNIVGRPAMLKSSLAMNTRRGLKDGQYWFINNRFEEHEFKQGSVFHLMEHDISQEIYGVPQYLCMLQSAFLNEAATLFRRRYYLNGAHAGFVFYLSEASMQEKDVNNIREQLKKAKGVGNFKNLFMHSPGGKKDGVQIIPISAVAAKDEFVDIKNTTRDDVLAAHRVPPQLLGVIPQTAGGFGDVEKAERAFVRMEIKPLQKRFLELNDWLGFEAVRFADYNPESGAGA, encoded by the coding sequence ATGACGACGAAGAAATCAGTGAAGGCCGTAGCCACTCAGGTTATGGCCACCGAAGCGAGCGCATCAGCGCCCGCCGAGGCCGAGGTGTTCAGCTTCGGAGACGCGGAATCGGTGCTCGACCGCCGCGAGTTGCTCCAGCATATCGAGTGCTGGCACAACGGGCGCTATTACGAGCCGCCGGTAGATCCGCGCATGCTGGCGCGCGTGGCCAATGTGGGTTCGCATCATCGCTCCGCCTTGCAGGTTAAGCACAACCTTTTGTGCGAAACCTTCCTGCCCAGCCAGATCCTTACCCGCGCCGAATTCTCGAAATGGGCGATGGACTTTCTTATCATGGCTAACGGGTACCTTGAGCGCGTCGACAACATCGTCGGCCGCCCCGCCATGCTGAAAAGTTCGCTGGCCATGAACACGCGGCGAGGCCTTAAGGACGGTCAGTATTGGTTCATCAACAACCGCTTTGAGGAGCACGAGTTCAAGCAGGGCTCGGTGTTTCATTTGATGGAGCACGATATCAGTCAGGAGATTTATGGCGTGCCGCAATATCTCTGCATGCTGCAAAGCGCCTTTCTCAATGAAGCCGCGACCCTGTTTCGCCGCCGCTATTATCTCAATGGCGCGCACGCCGGCTTTGTCTTCTATCTGTCCGAGGCGTCCATGCAGGAAAAGGACGTGAATAATATTCGTGAGCAACTCAAAAAGGCCAAGGGCGTCGGAAATTTCAAGAACCTGTTCATGCACTCTCCCGGCGGCAAGAAGGACGGCGTGCAGATCATCCCTATCAGTGCAGTGGCGGCCAAGGATGAGTTCGTCGACATCAAAAACACGACGCGGGACGATGTGCTGGCCGCGCACCGCGTGCCGCCCCAGCTACTGGGCGTCATCCCTCAGACGGCCGGCGGCTTCGGTGATGTTGAAAAAGCCGAGCGCGCGTTTGTGCGGATGGAGATCAAGCCGCTGCAAAAGCGCTTCCTCGAGCTGAACGACTGGCTGGGCTTCGAGGCCGTGCGCTTTGCCGACTACAACCCGGAAAGCGGGGCAGGGGCGTAA
- a CDS encoding GPO family capsid scaffolding protein: MAKKTKFVRIATSGNTIDGRKIDPTMLKQAAKNFNRETYPARINLEHFKGITGQPPFQSYGDIVTMKTEDVTLQVGGKDEKRVGLYAELEVSDDLIALNKNGQKLYTSIELYPNFAESNEAYIGGLAITDSPASLGTERLEFTARAKAFGAFVSEPEEFSLDLEPSAVATTEAESFMTGLKNFITGLAAPKIETPPAPVVTPDTPPADMAAFAAVMQQGFSQLTGVLEAQTKATDAKIDKITSEFTAFKAEVEKTPVSKYTPRPVSSGGDGVIMADC, from the coding sequence ATGGCCAAGAAAACCAAGTTCGTCCGTATCGCCACCTCCGGCAACACCATCGACGGTCGCAAGATCGATCCTACCATGCTGAAACAGGCCGCGAAGAACTTCAACCGCGAGACCTATCCCGCGCGCATCAACCTTGAGCACTTTAAGGGCATCACCGGCCAGCCGCCTTTCCAGTCCTATGGCGATATCGTTACGATGAAAACCGAGGACGTTACCCTGCAAGTTGGCGGCAAGGATGAAAAGCGCGTCGGCCTCTATGCCGAGCTGGAAGTCAGTGATGATCTGATCGCCCTCAACAAGAATGGCCAAAAGCTCTACACCTCGATTGAGCTTTACCCGAATTTCGCGGAATCCAACGAAGCCTATATCGGTGGCCTGGCCATTACGGATTCGCCCGCGTCTCTTGGCACCGAACGCCTTGAATTCACCGCGCGCGCAAAGGCTTTCGGCGCTTTCGTCAGTGAGCCGGAAGAATTCTCGCTCGATCTGGAACCGTCCGCCGTAGCGACCACCGAAGCCGAAAGCTTCATGACGGGCCTTAAGAACTTCATCACCGGTCTCGCCGCGCCGAAGATCGAGACGCCGCCCGCGCCCGTCGTCACGCCTGATACACCGCCTGCCGATATGGCCGCCTTCGCCGCCGTCATGCAGCAAGGCTTCTCGCAGCTTACCGGCGTGCTCGAAGCCCAAACCAAGGCCACCGACGCCAAGATCGACAAGATCACCTCCGAATTCACCGCCTTCAAGGCCGAGGTCGAAAAGACGCCGGTCAGCAAATACACCCCGCGCCCGGTATCGTCCGGCGGTGACGGCGTGATCATGGCCGACTGCTAA
- a CDS encoding phage major capsid protein, P2 family: MRNETRIAFMQFTSHIALLNGVPDASVKFVAAPSIQQKLVDKVQLSSDFLSKINMPLVIEKSAEIIGLGISGPIASRTNTTTTDRAPADPSSLDNRPYDCKQTNFDTQITYAKLDMWAKFPDFQIRIQNLIVKRIALDMIMVGFNGVQAAATTDKATYPLGQDVNIGWLQKARTECPAQVLSDGADTTAGFTTKVTYGTAATADYKTLDALVYDALRLMPEHARKDPDLVVLVSDDLLDDKYFPLINQIQDAENQLATDIIMSTKRLGGKPAAIVPYFPSGTIMITKYSNLSIYEQEGAHRRNIVDNSKRDRIEDYQSGNYAYVLEDLDFVAVVENIALHNA; this comes from the coding sequence ATGAGAAACGAAACCCGCATTGCGTTTATGCAATTCACCAGCCATATCGCGCTGCTTAATGGTGTGCCTGACGCATCGGTAAAGTTTGTCGCGGCCCCGTCCATCCAGCAAAAACTGGTCGATAAGGTTCAGCTCTCCAGCGATTTTCTGTCCAAGATCAACATGCCGTTGGTCATCGAAAAGTCGGCCGAAATCATCGGTCTCGGCATTTCTGGCCCCATTGCCAGCCGCACCAACACCACCACGACTGACCGTGCGCCGGCTGATCCGTCTAGCCTCGACAACCGCCCCTACGACTGTAAGCAGACTAACTTCGATACGCAGATCACCTATGCCAAGCTGGACATGTGGGCGAAGTTCCCTGACTTCCAGATCCGTATCCAAAACCTGATCGTCAAGCGCATTGCCCTCGATATGATCATGGTCGGGTTCAACGGTGTCCAGGCCGCCGCAACGACGGACAAGGCGACCTATCCGCTGGGGCAGGACGTCAATATCGGCTGGCTGCAGAAGGCCCGCACCGAATGCCCAGCGCAGGTGCTGTCCGATGGCGCCGATACCACGGCCGGCTTCACCACGAAGGTGACTTACGGTACCGCCGCCACGGCTGACTACAAGACGCTCGATGCCCTCGTCTATGATGCCCTGCGTCTGATGCCGGAGCACGCCCGGAAAGACCCTGATCTCGTTGTCCTGGTCTCCGACGATCTGCTCGATGACAAGTATTTCCCGCTCATCAACCAGATTCAGGATGCGGAAAACCAGCTCGCCACGGACATTATCATGTCCACCAAGCGCCTGGGCGGGAAGCCTGCAGCGATTGTGCCCTACTTCCCATCCGGCACCATCATGATTACCAAGTACAGCAACCTGTCGATCTACGAGCAGGAAGGCGCGCATCGTCGCAACATCGTCGACAACTCGAAGCGCGACCGTATCGAAGACTACCAGTCGGGCAACTATGCCTACGTACTGGAAGATCTCGACTTCGTCGCCGTGGTCGAAAACATCGCCCTGCACAACGCCTAA
- the gpM gene encoding phage terminase small subunit: MSETPKRSLAERHKAKFLDAAISEGREPEAVIEDVAAPVVLKVVDDAAPPQRRLSPVEAHRARVFAAAAIAAGATGTAPARPETGPEATEYDLLRAQLGEHMHQLSAEKSVERKIAAKRQMIDAYDAHVLGVLEAAKETGKAVQDEIFATIMVWRLDIGDYGMALEMAEHVLKHKLSLPERYTRSAATLIAEEIATAGLLAVTLKQDFQIPVLQRTFDLTDAPENNVNDIVRAKLQKALGLHFLRLADSIEEAADGPAGAKRAAYAQALHHLDRAFQLNKKSGTQKERERLMKLLEKMPIASPETSEA, encoded by the coding sequence ATGTCCGAAACTCCCAAGCGATCACTGGCCGAACGTCATAAGGCGAAATTCCTCGACGCCGCCATCTCGGAAGGGCGCGAGCCGGAAGCTGTTATCGAAGATGTCGCCGCACCGGTCGTCCTGAAAGTCGTCGATGATGCGGCCCCGCCCCAGCGTCGTCTCAGCCCTGTCGAAGCCCACCGCGCCCGCGTCTTCGCCGCCGCCGCCATCGCCGCCGGTGCGACCGGCACGGCCCCTGCCCGCCCCGAAACAGGACCGGAAGCCACGGAATATGATCTGTTGCGCGCCCAGCTCGGCGAGCACATGCATCAACTGAGCGCTGAGAAGTCGGTTGAGCGGAAGATCGCGGCCAAGCGCCAGATGATCGATGCCTACGACGCGCATGTGCTGGGCGTCCTCGAAGCCGCCAAGGAAACCGGTAAGGCCGTCCAGGACGAAATCTTCGCCACCATCATGGTCTGGCGTCTCGATATCGGTGATTACGGCATGGCGCTGGAAATGGCCGAGCATGTCCTTAAGCACAAGCTGTCTCTTCCGGAGCGCTATACGCGGTCAGCCGCCACCCTGATCGCAGAAGAAATCGCCACCGCTGGCTTGCTCGCCGTCACCCTGAAGCAGGACTTCCAGATTCCTGTCCTTCAGCGCACGTTTGATCTGACGGACGCGCCCGAAAACAACGTCAACGATATCGTCCGCGCTAAGCTGCAAAAGGCCCTTGGTCTGCACTTCCTCCGTCTGGCCGATAGCATCGAAGAGGCCGCCGATGGTCCGGCAGGCGCCAAGCGCGCCGCCTATGCGCAAGCGCTTCATCACCTCGATCGCGCCTTCCAGCTCAACAAGAAAAGCGGCACGCAAAAGGAGCGCGAGCGCCTGATGAAGCTGCTGGAAAAAATGCCCATTGCTTCCCCGGAAACGAGCGAAGCTTAA
- a CDS encoding head completion/stabilization protein, whose translation MSGFVISPPEDASPAGATVSAGEFWPAIDLNAFRKAMRVGNATIPDPRLIPAITGAIITVSRDLKDWKALKIEAGCDTLSDVESEKYGDDTELELLWSRAVFAYATADLLETHPDITATKAGIDKEQEVQSAIAHHQRNGLNAIRDILGCRRVDSELI comes from the coding sequence ATGTCCGGTTTTGTCATTTCCCCGCCTGAAGATGCCTCCCCCGCCGGTGCCACCGTATCCGCTGGCGAATTCTGGCCGGCCATCGATCTCAATGCCTTCCGCAAAGCCATGCGCGTCGGCAATGCCACCATCCCAGATCCGCGCCTGATCCCGGCCATCACCGGCGCCATCATCACCGTGAGCCGCGACCTGAAGGACTGGAAAGCGCTTAAGATCGAGGCAGGTTGCGACACACTCTCTGACGTCGAATCCGAAAAGTATGGCGACGATACCGAATTGGAACTGCTCTGGAGCCGCGCCGTCTTCGCCTACGCCACGGCCGATCTGCTCGAAACCCACCCTGACATCACCGCCACCAAGGCCGGGATCGACAAAGAGCAGGAGGTTCAGTCGGCCATCGCCCATCATCAGCGCAACGGCCTGAACGCCATCCGCGACATCCTCGGCTGTCGCCGCGTCGATTCCGAGCTGATCTGA
- a CDS encoding tail protein X has product MAETITVKAQQGEALDALVWRALGQTSGVVETVLMLNRDIASQGAILTEGQEIILPNLLTKSVPQMKIVQLWD; this is encoded by the coding sequence ATGGCCGAAACGATCACCGTCAAGGCACAGCAGGGCGAGGCGCTCGATGCGCTGGTCTGGCGCGCCCTGGGCCAAACCTCCGGCGTGGTCGAAACCGTCCTGATGCTCAACCGCGACATCGCCAGTCAGGGCGCCATTCTGACCGAAGGGCAGGAGATCATTCTGCCGAACCTGCTCACCAAGTCGGTGCCGCAGATGAAAATCGTCCAGCTTTGGGATTGA
- a CDS encoding phage tail protein — protein MEKPKSLRALLCKCIPDLVDNPSKIEMYAHAGKIRAWLSKEHMSYEYHYDLEITVLNFSAPPDTVFMPIVAWLASHEVAALQNHDRNAFDFEVDILDEHTVDISITLKLTEAIDVIPRKGGGHTLQARKETPLAGDDDLAALMQGLPPCVRLKQIYDQNDNLIVPYPEPEPAVDG, from the coding sequence ATGGAAAAGCCGAAAAGCCTCCGCGCCTTACTTTGCAAATGCATCCCTGACCTGGTCGACAATCCGTCCAAGATCGAAATGTATGCCCACGCCGGCAAGATCAGGGCGTGGCTGTCCAAAGAGCATATGAGCTACGAGTATCACTATGACCTCGAAATCACCGTGCTCAATTTTTCGGCCCCACCCGATACCGTCTTCATGCCGATCGTGGCGTGGCTGGCCAGCCATGAGGTGGCGGCCTTGCAAAACCACGATCGCAACGCCTTCGACTTCGAGGTCGATATCCTCGATGAACACACGGTTGATATCTCCATCACGCTCAAACTCACCGAGGCGATCGATGTCATCCCGCGCAAGGGCGGCGGCCACACCCTGCAGGCCCGCAAAGAGACGCCACTGGCCGGTGACGATGATCTGGCCGCACTGATGCAGGGCTTGCCGCCTTGCGTGCGCCTGAAGCAGATCTATGACCAGAATGACAATCTGATCGTGCCCTACCCCGAACCGGAGCCTGCCGTCGATGGCTGA
- a CDS encoding phage virion morphogenesis protein → MAEDLRALEELDQIAGDLLRELSATGRRGMVRKIGIELRRDQAKRIADQKNPDGTPYTPRKKKLQARRTLHAIKFLYPAHGSGQPRLVLMKSWAYMGRRTIIGFDTQSGGERTFDRTKIIRYLPLEPGEDNRGSGRMKKLTVKQRAMFKKIRGPRFMRVKVSPDLLEVGFSGKVAQIANSHQQGKDHHPVRELIGFSQANRETVLDIVMRHFEG, encoded by the coding sequence ATGGCTGAGGATCTGCGCGCCCTCGAAGAGCTCGACCAGATAGCCGGCGATTTGCTGCGCGAGCTGAGTGCCACCGGCCGGCGCGGCATGGTCAGGAAAATCGGCATCGAGCTGCGGCGCGATCAGGCGAAGCGCATTGCCGACCAGAAAAACCCGGATGGCACGCCCTACACGCCTCGAAAGAAAAAGCTGCAGGCGCGCCGCACACTTCACGCCATCAAGTTCCTCTATCCCGCCCATGGCTCTGGCCAGCCACGTCTCGTCCTGATGAAGAGCTGGGCCTATATGGGCCGCCGCACCATCATCGGCTTCGATACCCAGTCCGGCGGCGAGCGTACCTTTGACCGCACCAAGATCATCAGATATCTGCCGCTGGAGCCCGGCGAGGATAACCGCGGATCTGGCCGCATGAAGAAGCTGACCGTGAAACAGCGTGCCATGTTCAAGAAAATCCGTGGCCCCCGCTTCATGCGCGTGAAGGTCTCGCCGGATCTGCTCGAGGTCGGCTTTAGCGGCAAGGTGGCCCAGATCGCCAACTCACACCAGCAGGGCAAGGATCATCACCCGGTGCGTGAGCTCATTGGCTTTAGTCAGGCCAACCGCGAGACCGTCCTCGATATCGTTATGCGTCACTTCGAAGGCTGA